In one window of Posidoniimonas corsicana DNA:
- a CDS encoding DUF1593 domain-containing protein, which yields MSRAIVFPVLLSCLAAEVAATQAVGLKPEASKPRIVVTTDLGADPDDEQSLVRLLVSANEFDIEGLVVSTGCWKKSQSNTRMLDKIVAAYGKVLPNLQVHAKGFPSLEYLKSISVVGQTGYGMDDVGDGKDTKGSDLIIASVDKDDTRPVWVGCWGGANNVAQAIWKVQKTRSEAELKKFLAKLRVFDILGQDDAGAWIAKNFPDVLYIRATGVYGWAPSDEYLDEHIQSHGPLGAVYPDRKWATEGDTPAFMHVYPNGLNDPDKIDQGGWGGRFGLTKKTGIKSMSGVKGEERKFDPYDMYGNTSEGAGAIKRWKTGYNNNFQARMDWSITDEYSKANHHPIAVVNGDKTRDVLEVRASAGSTVKLSAAGSSDPDDDSLSYSWKFYKEPSSYDGNVSIKGDSSAEAEVSIPANAADQDIHVILELHDDGLPNLYAYRRVVVSVGALQANKADKAGVPRAVEGEESVGQSFNTWLKSYIPTKYADAKIDDHGGWTQAHLSNLIASWAPWNESGMTLKGVHDIEEGEALFVSKAKNSDWPESNSVTYWEGAGYYISSYQAESMADWNVEGSTVVQFDGDPKQFASEVAKAFSASRQSSVYRADATLLVSTATAAPERLRVIMTSDFPPIGVVKSGNVPNNQKSDPDDMQSMVRFLLYSNEFDVEGLIASAGTFAMEAHKKNILDVIDRYEMVYDNLKKHDANYPTPDALRAVTFEGKGNNHGLKIKWGRGKQPYTDIVGEGLDSEASRAIIAAADKPDPRPIWIGVWGGPREVAQAIWDVKNTRSEAELKAFISKLRVFLIAYQDASHGWLMEEFPDLFIIDSRKTYQGMFGGRDALSDLAWVNKHVRNDHGPLAEIYPHEGMGCTGVCEGDSPTFMYLVSANRGINDPEDPTQPSWGGQYRRKPNTSHYVDGPGGSSIAKWREQYQREFAVRVDWCLGP from the coding sequence ATGTCTAGAGCAATTGTTTTCCCCGTTCTTCTTAGCTGCCTGGCGGCTGAAGTCGCTGCAACACAGGCGGTTGGACTTAAGCCCGAGGCCTCGAAACCGCGCATCGTCGTTACGACGGACCTCGGCGCCGACCCCGATGACGAGCAATCACTGGTGCGGCTGTTGGTTTCTGCTAACGAGTTCGACATCGAGGGATTGGTGGTCTCGACTGGCTGCTGGAAGAAGTCGCAAAGCAACACCAGGATGCTCGACAAGATCGTGGCCGCCTATGGTAAGGTGCTACCGAACTTGCAGGTTCACGCCAAGGGCTTTCCCTCGCTGGAGTATTTGAAGTCGATTTCGGTCGTGGGCCAAACCGGCTACGGCATGGATGACGTTGGCGACGGCAAAGACACCAAGGGATCCGACCTGATCATCGCCTCGGTAGACAAGGACGACACGCGGCCGGTGTGGGTGGGCTGCTGGGGCGGCGCCAACAACGTCGCGCAAGCGATTTGGAAGGTCCAGAAAACTCGCTCGGAAGCCGAACTCAAGAAGTTCCTGGCCAAGCTGCGTGTGTTCGACATTCTAGGGCAGGACGACGCTGGCGCTTGGATTGCCAAGAACTTCCCTGACGTGCTGTACATTCGCGCCACCGGGGTTTACGGATGGGCGCCGTCCGATGAGTATCTAGACGAACACATCCAAAGCCATGGCCCATTGGGCGCCGTATACCCGGATCGCAAATGGGCGACCGAAGGCGACACCCCAGCTTTTATGCACGTGTATCCCAATGGGTTGAACGATCCCGACAAGATTGACCAAGGTGGCTGGGGCGGTCGTTTTGGACTAACGAAGAAGACCGGCATCAAGAGCATGTCAGGGGTCAAGGGCGAGGAACGGAAATTCGACCCCTACGACATGTATGGCAACACGTCTGAAGGCGCCGGCGCGATCAAGCGTTGGAAAACCGGATACAACAACAACTTTCAGGCCCGCATGGACTGGAGCATCACTGACGAATACTCCAAAGCGAATCACCACCCGATTGCCGTTGTCAATGGCGACAAGACCCGGGATGTCCTGGAGGTTCGGGCTTCCGCCGGTTCCACGGTCAAGCTTAGCGCGGCTGGCTCGAGCGATCCCGACGACGATTCACTGAGCTATTCCTGGAAATTCTACAAGGAGCCCAGTTCCTACGACGGCAATGTTTCGATCAAAGGCGACTCTTCCGCTGAAGCAGAGGTGTCGATTCCTGCCAATGCAGCCGACCAAGACATCCACGTGATCTTGGAGTTGCACGACGACGGTTTACCGAATCTCTACGCTTACCGTCGCGTGGTGGTCAGCGTCGGCGCACTGCAGGCGAATAAGGCCGATAAGGCAGGCGTACCGCGTGCGGTGGAAGGCGAGGAAAGCGTTGGGCAGTCCTTCAACACCTGGTTGAAGAGCTACATTCCGACTAAATACGCCGATGCCAAAATTGATGATCACGGCGGATGGACTCAGGCGCATCTTTCGAACTTGATAGCAAGTTGGGCGCCCTGGAACGAGTCCGGCATGACCCTGAAGGGCGTCCACGACATCGAAGAAGGTGAAGCACTGTTCGTATCCAAGGCCAAGAACTCAGACTGGCCCGAGAGCAATTCCGTCACCTACTGGGAAGGAGCGGGCTACTACATTTCTAGCTACCAGGCCGAGTCGATGGCGGATTGGAACGTCGAAGGCAGCACGGTCGTGCAATTTGACGGCGACCCGAAGCAGTTTGCATCCGAAGTCGCCAAGGCGTTCAGCGCGTCAAGGCAATCATCCGTTTATCGGGCGGATGCGACTCTCCTGGTATCTACCGCGACCGCCGCACCCGAGCGGTTGCGGGTGATTATGACGTCTGATTTCCCACCCATTGGCGTCGTGAAGTCGGGCAATGTGCCCAACAATCAGAAGAGCGATCCGGACGATATGCAGTCGATGGTCCGGTTTCTCCTCTATAGCAACGAGTTCGATGTCGAAGGACTCATCGCTTCCGCGGGAACTTTCGCCATGGAAGCTCACAAGAAGAATATTCTGGACGTGATCGATCGATACGAAATGGTCTATGACAACCTGAAGAAACACGACGCCAACTATCCGACGCCGGACGCCCTGCGTGCGGTCACGTTCGAGGGCAAGGGCAACAATCACGGACTGAAGATTAAGTGGGGCCGCGGCAAGCAGCCCTACACGGATATCGTCGGCGAAGGTCTCGACAGCGAGGCATCGCGGGCCATCATCGCCGCGGCGGACAAGCCGGATCCCCGACCGATCTGGATTGGCGTCTGGGGCGGTCCGCGCGAGGTCGCTCAGGCAATCTGGGATGTGAAAAACACACGAAGCGAAGCGGAGCTCAAGGCGTTCATCAGCAAGCTTCGCGTCTTCTTGATCGCCTATCAGGATGCCTCGCACGGGTGGCTAATGGAGGAATTTCCCGACCTGTTCATTATCGACTCGCGAAAGACCTACCAGGGAATGTTCGGCGGTCGCGATGCCCTGTCGGACCTAGCCTGGGTCAACAAGCACGTCCGTAACGACCACGGGCCGCTTGCCGAGATCTATCCGCACGAGGGCATGGGGTGCACCGGCGTGTGCGAAGGCGATTCGCCGACGTTCATGTATCTGGTCAGCGCCAATCGGGGGATCAACGACCCGGAAGACCCCACCCAGCCAAGTTGGGGCGGGCAATATCGGCGCAAGCCCAATACGAGTCATTATGTGGATGGTCCGGGCGGTTCCAGCATTGCGAAGTGGCGAGAGCAGTATCAAAGGGAGTTTGCAGTACGAGTTGATTGGTGCCTCGGTCCGTAA
- a CDS encoding L-fucose/L-arabinose isomerase family protein codes for MATTLGVIYGNRDFFPDHLITAARQECTELFQRFSINMVALQESDSKLGGVETHSDARKCADLFRKYREAIDGVLIVLPNFGDEKGVADTLKLANLNVPVLVQAYPDELDKLSPDLRRDAFCGKISVCNNLYQAGIRYSLTNQHTVRPSSDSFRKDLSKFLAVCRVVNGLRGARLGAVGARPGAFNTVRYSEKLLERHGVSVTTVDLSEFLAQVEKMKSDDAEVQRKVGEITSYASARNVPPEPLIQMAKLALVLGRWMDDNALDATAIQCWTSMQQNFGCNICTVMSMMSQKFMPSACEVDVTGVLTMYAMQLAGDSPSALVDWNNNYADDPDKCVLFHCGNWAKSFLHDIEISTAPILGTIVGVENTYGALAGRTPAGPLTYGRLTTDDAAGKIRAYVGNGALTADELTTFGNRAVARVPNLKELLRHVCSQGYEHHVVMNQSHSADALEEAFSNYMGWEVYHHGRMIDA; via the coding sequence ATGGCAACAACGCTCGGCGTCATTTACGGGAATCGGGATTTTTTCCCCGATCATTTGATAACTGCAGCGCGGCAAGAGTGCACGGAGCTCTTCCAGCGATTCAGTATCAATATGGTCGCGTTACAGGAGTCCGACTCTAAACTTGGCGGAGTTGAGACTCATTCCGACGCCCGTAAGTGCGCAGACCTTTTCAGGAAGTATCGTGAGGCCATCGACGGCGTGTTGATCGTGTTGCCGAACTTCGGCGACGAGAAGGGCGTTGCCGACACGCTGAAATTGGCGAACTTGAACGTGCCCGTCTTGGTTCAGGCGTATCCTGACGAGCTCGACAAGCTCAGCCCGGACTTGCGGCGTGACGCGTTCTGCGGCAAGATTTCCGTTTGCAACAATCTGTATCAAGCGGGCATCAGATACTCTCTCACCAACCAGCACACGGTGCGGCCCTCGAGCGATTCATTCCGCAAAGACCTATCGAAGTTCTTGGCAGTTTGCCGGGTTGTCAATGGCTTACGTGGAGCGAGGCTTGGTGCTGTGGGGGCTCGCCCAGGGGCGTTCAACACGGTTCGCTACAGCGAAAAACTGCTGGAGCGACATGGCGTCAGCGTAACGACCGTCGACCTGTCGGAGTTCCTCGCCCAGGTGGAGAAGATGAAGTCCGACGACGCCGAGGTGCAACGGAAGGTTGGTGAAATCACCTCCTACGCGTCGGCTCGAAACGTACCGCCAGAGCCATTGATCCAAATGGCCAAGCTGGCGTTAGTCCTCGGCCGCTGGATGGACGACAACGCTCTAGACGCCACGGCAATCCAATGCTGGACCTCGATGCAGCAGAATTTTGGCTGCAACATATGCACTGTCATGAGCATGATGAGCCAGAAATTCATGCCCAGCGCCTGCGAAGTTGACGTCACAGGCGTTCTGACCATGTACGCCATGCAGTTGGCAGGTGACTCGCCCAGCGCCCTGGTGGACTGGAACAACAATTATGCCGACGACCCTGACAAGTGCGTGCTGTTTCACTGTGGCAACTGGGCCAAATCCTTTTTGCACGACATTGAGATCTCGACGGCCCCTATCCTGGGCACGATTGTCGGCGTCGAGAACACCTACGGCGCCCTCGCCGGGCGCACCCCAGCGGGGCCGCTGACCTACGGACGGCTAACGACCGATGACGCCGCGGGCAAGATTCGTGCCTACGTCGGGAACGGCGCATTGACCGCCGATGAATTGACGACGTTCGGCAATCGCGCCGTTGCGCGAGTGCCGAATCTGAAGGAGCTTCTTCGGCATGTCTGTTCCCAGGGTTATGAACATCACGTGGTAATGAATCAATCTCACTCGGCGGATGCGCTCGAAGAAGCGTTCTCCAACTACATGGGCTGGGAAGTCTACCATCACGGAAGAATGATCGATGCTTAG
- a CDS encoding transketolase, protein MLSELSLELKSWQYRRRILEIIKTAGAGHTAGSLSCVDILNVLYNCVLNVSPANINDPNRDRYLQSKGHSVEALFVVLAEQGFYDNNELETLCRYQSHFVGHPTRKIPGIEQNTGALGHGLPIAVGMAKAAQLDGANYRVFTLLGDGELAEGSNWEAAMLAAHYRLDSLTAIVDYNTLQITGRTSEVCDNSPIDEKFTAFGWNVKVMDGHAFGEMRETLAEAPVLGKPTAVIAKTLKGKGVSFMEDAVKWHHGVPNDDEYAKALAEIDSAITSLEVVV, encoded by the coding sequence ATGCTTAGCGAACTATCCTTAGAATTGAAATCGTGGCAATATCGCCGGCGAATCCTTGAGATTATTAAGACTGCCGGGGCGGGGCACACGGCCGGAAGCCTTTCCTGCGTCGACATTCTCAACGTACTGTACAACTGCGTGTTGAATGTCTCCCCCGCTAACATTAACGATCCGAACCGAGACCGCTACTTGCAGAGCAAAGGTCACTCGGTAGAAGCGTTGTTCGTCGTGCTAGCCGAACAGGGGTTCTATGATAACAATGAACTCGAGACGCTCTGTCGCTATCAGTCTCACTTTGTGGGACACCCAACCCGTAAGATCCCTGGAATCGAGCAAAACACCGGCGCATTGGGGCACGGACTGCCAATCGCCGTCGGCATGGCGAAAGCCGCACAGCTCGACGGGGCCAACTACCGCGTCTTTACCCTGCTGGGAGACGGCGAACTCGCGGAAGGATCCAATTGGGAAGCGGCAATGCTGGCCGCGCACTATCGTCTCGACAGCCTCACGGCGATAGTCGACTATAACACATTGCAGATTACTGGCCGTACGTCGGAGGTTTGCGACAATTCACCGATCGACGAGAAGTTTACGGCCTTCGGGTGGAATGTCAAAGTCATGGACGGCCACGCCTTTGGGGAGATGCGGGAGACCTTGGCAGAAGCTCCCGTGCTCGGAAAGCCAACCGCTGTGATTGCGAAAACCCTGAAAGGCAAAGGCGTGAGTTTTATGGAAGACGCGGTCAAGTGGCACCATGGCGTACCCAACGACGATGAATATGCAAAGGCCCTTGCCGAAATCGATTCAGCAATTACTTCGCTGGAGGTCGTGGTATGA
- a CDS encoding transketolase family protein: protein MSASAPELFSPAATDLIEQHGYSIGQPNLVAFAETLLELARANSNILAVTSDSRGSGKISGLGVELPNQIVEVGIAEQNLVGVSAGLASCGKVVYAVSPSCFLTARALEQIKNDVCYSDNPVKLIGISAGVSYGALGTTHHSLHDLSALRAINNIDIVVPADNFETQQVIRQAAERTSPIYIRFGKAPMVTLPRVQPGFQIGEASVIRDGGDVAFIATGETVVHCLLAADKLVDQGLNCRVISMHTVKPLDKDALFEAADRCQAIVTVEEHMVNGGLGEACARMLLESGRHTPFRAVGIPDEYTVTGSQSDIFRHYGISMEGLVQTATQLLERVH, encoded by the coding sequence ATGAGCGCATCCGCTCCTGAACTATTCAGCCCTGCCGCGACAGATTTGATCGAACAGCACGGATACAGCATAGGCCAACCCAACCTTGTTGCGTTTGCCGAAACGCTGCTAGAGTTGGCTCGCGCGAACTCAAACATTCTAGCAGTGACTAGCGATTCGCGTGGTTCTGGCAAGATCTCAGGCCTCGGCGTCGAACTTCCGAATCAGATTGTCGAAGTCGGCATCGCAGAGCAGAATTTAGTCGGCGTGTCGGCCGGGTTGGCGTCTTGCGGCAAAGTTGTGTACGCGGTTTCGCCAAGCTGCTTTCTAACGGCGCGGGCCCTTGAACAGATCAAGAACGACGTTTGCTATTCGGACAACCCGGTAAAACTGATCGGCATCAGCGCCGGGGTCAGCTATGGCGCCCTCGGCACGACGCACCATTCGCTGCATGACCTGTCCGCATTGCGAGCCATCAACAACATCGACATCGTTGTGCCTGCCGACAACTTTGAGACGCAGCAAGTCATTCGTCAGGCGGCGGAGCGGACATCGCCGATCTACATTCGATTTGGCAAGGCGCCCATGGTGACGCTGCCCCGCGTTCAACCAGGGTTTCAGATTGGCGAAGCGTCGGTCATTCGCGATGGCGGCGATGTGGCGTTCATCGCTACTGGCGAGACCGTCGTGCATTGCCTGTTGGCCGCCGATAAGTTGGTGGATCAGGGGCTGAACTGCCGAGTCATCAGCATGCACACCGTCAAACCGCTTGACAAAGACGCGTTGTTCGAAGCAGCAGACCGCTGCCAGGCGATCGTGACGGTTGAAGAGCACATGGTCAACGGGGGCCTGGGTGAAGCGTGTGCTAGGATGCTGCTGGAGTCTGGGCGACATACTCCTTTCCGTGCGGTTGGCATTCCTGACGAGTACACGGTAACCGGCAGTCAGTCGGACATTTTTCGACACTACGGCATCTCGATGGAAGGGCTTGTGCAAACGGCTACGCAACTTTTGGAGCGGGTTCACTAG